Proteins from a genomic interval of Kitasatospora kifunensis:
- a CDS encoding restriction endonuclease: protein MAGQAGGGVLSVWAEAQRQEQRRRQAQGRAQVAAQRQEAQATRAAQLATARGEREALRAYQQSREAEAAELSGRLDQRVAELDGLLRVGLARPAFSLAPLLTPASLPAAFDPGRLGVPIPMPDPARYQVPAQGGLLQRRRYEEQRAQAQAQYERDWHQAQAAERERLQQLAEYQRGFEEWAAEHRQQDAERIARTRELAERLGRGEDEAVREYFSAVLYGSTDWPEGFPHRITLAWDMTDRQLVLEWELPGFDVVPEHGRVRYVKTDDRQAPVARPAAERKRIYREVLARSVLRVLDELFRADQGGLLDSVALNGLVQGVDPATGREAGRVLVAVTASRAAFGAIALDRVAPVECLEGLGGRLSPRPERLAEVRAERRPQEVGARVLGHGGDDPDLFTMDPIAFEELIAELFRARGYRVATTARSGDEGVDVVAIDPDPVTGGKIVIQAKRYRSTVSPTAVRDLDSTVRHHGAIKGILVTTAHFGRGSYAYIENKPLSLVNGPELVELLAEQGLRGRLGPAPAGPTAGEPTTRASEVRLRIEWQSRTVAGDPVELDVSAFLCADGRVLSDEHFVFFNNPADPGGAVRLGAARTDAGGQLRTAALTLALDQLGPEVQEVAVAVSTEEEPGPALPLGYLHGLALAVTDRASELELHRWADGTSGIAESALELGAFRRSAPDGGWQFEAAARPVSGGLAGLATGRGVAIA, encoded by the coding sequence GCGTACCAGCAGAGCCGGGAGGCCGAGGCGGCCGAGCTGAGCGGGCGGCTGGACCAACGGGTGGCCGAACTGGACGGCCTGCTGCGGGTCGGCCTGGCCCGCCCCGCGTTCAGCCTGGCGCCGCTGCTGACACCCGCCTCGCTGCCGGCCGCCTTCGACCCGGGGCGGCTCGGCGTGCCGATCCCGATGCCGGACCCGGCGCGCTACCAGGTGCCGGCGCAGGGCGGGCTGCTGCAGCGCCGCCGCTACGAGGAGCAGCGGGCGCAGGCGCAGGCGCAGTACGAGCGGGACTGGCACCAGGCGCAGGCCGCCGAGCGGGAGCGGCTGCAGCAACTGGCCGAGTACCAGCGCGGCTTCGAGGAGTGGGCGGCCGAGCACCGTCAGCAGGACGCCGAGCGGATCGCGCGGACCCGGGAGTTGGCCGAGCGGCTGGGCCGTGGCGAGGACGAGGCGGTGCGCGAGTACTTCAGCGCCGTGCTGTACGGCTCCACCGACTGGCCCGAGGGGTTCCCGCACCGGATCACGCTGGCCTGGGACATGACGGACCGTCAGTTGGTGCTGGAGTGGGAGCTGCCCGGGTTCGACGTGGTGCCCGAGCACGGCCGGGTGCGGTACGTGAAGACGGACGACCGGCAGGCCCCGGTGGCCAGGCCCGCGGCCGAGCGCAAGCGGATCTACCGCGAGGTGCTGGCGCGCAGCGTGCTGCGGGTGCTGGACGAGCTGTTCCGGGCCGATCAGGGCGGCCTGCTGGACTCGGTGGCGCTGAACGGTCTGGTGCAGGGGGTGGATCCGGCGACCGGGCGCGAGGCCGGGCGGGTCCTGGTGGCGGTGACCGCCTCGCGAGCGGCGTTCGGGGCGATCGCGCTGGACCGGGTGGCACCCGTGGAGTGTCTGGAGGGCTTGGGCGGACGGCTCTCGCCCCGCCCCGAACGGCTCGCGGAGGTGCGTGCGGAGCGGCGGCCGCAGGAGGTGGGCGCCCGGGTGCTGGGGCACGGAGGCGATGACCCGGACCTGTTCACCATGGATCCGATCGCCTTCGAGGAGCTGATCGCCGAGCTGTTCCGGGCCCGCGGCTACCGGGTCGCGACGACCGCGCGCAGCGGGGACGAGGGCGTGGACGTGGTGGCCATCGATCCCGATCCGGTGACCGGCGGCAAGATCGTCATCCAGGCCAAGCGCTACCGCTCGACCGTCTCGCCCACCGCCGTACGGGACCTGGACAGCACCGTGCGCCACCACGGCGCGATCAAGGGCATCCTGGTGACCACGGCGCACTTCGGGCGCGGCAGTTACGCCTATATCGAGAACAAACCGCTGTCGCTGGTGAACGGGCCCGAGCTGGTCGAGCTGCTGGCCGAGCAGGGGCTGCGCGGGCGGCTCGGCCCGGCACCGGCCGGCCCGACGGCGGGAGAACCGACGACTCGGGCGAGCGAGGTCCGGCTGCGGATCGAGTGGCAGTCGCGCACGGTGGCCGGCGATCCGGTGGAACTGGACGTCTCGGCCTTCCTCTGCGCGGACGGGCGGGTGCTGAGCGACGAGCACTTCGTCTTCTTCAACAACCCCGCCGATCCCGGCGGTGCGGTCCGGCTCGGCGCCGCACGCACCGATGCCGGCGGCCAACTGCGCACCGCGGCGCTGACCTTGGCGCTGGACCAGCTGGGCCCCGAGGTGCAGGAGGTGGCCGTCGCCGTCTCCACCGAGGAGGAGCCGGGGCCCGCGCTGCCGCTGGGCTACCTGCACGGCCTGGCACTGGCGGTCACCGACCGTGCCTCGGAGCTGGAGCTGCACCGCTGGGCGGACGGCACCAGCGGGATCGCGGAGAGCGCGCTGGAGCTGGGCGCGTTCCGTCGCAGCGCGCCGGACGGCGGCTGGCAGTTCGAGGCGGCGGCGCGACCGGTGTCCGGGGGCCTGGCGGGGTTGGCGACCGGGCGCGGGGTGGCGATCGCCTGA